CAAAACAATCGAGGACTGGCTAGAGTACTGACAGGCGACTTGGTAGGCGCATTAGAAGATTTTCAGGCTGCTGTAGAAAGTAACAGACTTGATTACTCAGACCATGTGAAGCAGCGACGGCTACGCTGGATAGAAGCACTGAAGTCAGGAAATAATCCCCTCACGCCAGAGGAATTAGAGGAACTGCGGCAGGTTGAGGGCTAGGCTAATTCGTAATTCGTAATTCGTAATTCGTAATTAGTCAGTAGGGTAGCAAGGCAAAAATCTTTGTAACTTAGTAATCAACTAAAATCAAACTAAAGCTATTGTCGAAGCGGTAGAAAGAAGGCGGCTATGACGGTAACTACCTATAAATGGACAATTGAACGCTATCACCGAGCAATAGAAGCAGGCATCTTTGATGACCAACCCATTGAACTATTGCGTGGCGACCTCATAGTTATGCCCCCAGAACGAGAACCTCATGCCTACTACAATACCGAAGCAGCTGATTATCTCCGCACATTGCTTGGTGAACGGGCAAAAATCCGTGATGCCAAACCCATCACCCTACCCAACGACTCAGAACCCGTCCCCGATGTTGCTATTGTTAAACCTTTAGGGGAAGTTTACTTAGAACACCATCCCTACCCTGAAGATATTTTCTGGATTATAGAATTTTCTCAATCTACTTTGAGCAAAGACTTAGGTGATAAAAAAGACATCTATGCAGAAGCAGGCATTGCTGAATATTGGGTAGTCAATCTCAAAAATTCTCAGTTGTTAGTATTTCGAGACTTAAAAAATGGGCAATACACAACTGAACTGACATTAACCACAGATACTATTGTCCCCTTAGCCTTTGGTGATATATCCGTTCAAGTTAATCGCCTTGTAGGTTTACCAAAAAGATAATTTTTAGCACCTGTCACAAGTGAAGGACGTTAGGCGTAGCAAGCTTTAAGAGTAGGCGATCGCTAAAGCGATAACGCACCCAACTACATAGCTACCAGAGCAGCGATCGCTATTGGTA
This region of Nostoc sp. UHCC 0302 genomic DNA includes:
- a CDS encoding Uma2 family endonuclease, whose amino-acid sequence is MTVTTYKWTIERYHRAIEAGIFDDQPIELLRGDLIVMPPEREPHAYYNTEAADYLRTLLGERAKIRDAKPITLPNDSEPVPDVAIVKPLGEVYLEHHPYPEDIFWIIEFSQSTLSKDLGDKKDIYAEAGIAEYWVVNLKNSQLLVFRDLKNGQYTTELTLTTDTIVPLAFGDISVQVNRLVGLPKR